Proteins encoded together in one Columba livia isolate bColLiv1 breed racing homer chromosome 3, bColLiv1.pat.W.v2, whole genome shotgun sequence window:
- the SULT6B1 gene encoding sulfotransferase 6B1, whose product MAEDKKAFIDEINKVLAKSEGLTLKDLLFSYQGTPYPVVACSVETFQALENLEARRDDMVLVSYPKCGVNWLIQILSDLIFTTSQSKPVSMELPFIECGDPDKYERMKQIPSPRILATHLNYDCLPKSIFKNKAKILVLFRNPKDTAVSFFHFHNNAPSVPSYSSWDEFFSEFMNGKVGWGSYFDHAVTWSKHIEDENIMVIMYEDLKENLTASVKQIAEFFGFSPTAEQIQSIADRATFQAVKDKAQETHGAVGSTLFRKGVVGDWKNLFTEAQNQEMDAKFKVCLEGTKLGAKLKYDVYCKA is encoded by the exons ATGGCTGAGGATAAAAAAGCCTTCATTGATGAGATAAATAAGGTGTTGGCAAAGTCTGAAGGTCTTACCTTGAAGGACCTGCTGTTCTCATACCAGGGGACCCCATATCCTGTTGTAGCGTGCAGCGTGGAGACATTCCAAGCTCTGGAGAACCTGGAAGCCAGAAGAGATGATATGGTGTTGGTGTCCTACCCAAAATGCG GTGTGAACTGGCTTATCCAGATTTTAAGTGACTTGATATTTACAACTAGCCAGAGTAAGCCTGTAAGCATGGAACTACCATTTATTGAATGTGGAGATCCAGATAAATATGAG AGGATGAAGCAGATTCCATCTCCAAGGATTCTGGCAACACATCTGAATTATGATTGCCTCCCCAAGTCTATTTTCAAGAACAAAGCCAag ATACTAGTACTGTTTCGAAACCCTAAAGATAcagctgtttcatttttccatttccacaACAATGCACCAAGTGTCCCCAGTTACAGCTCCTGGGATGAGTTCTTCTCAGAGTTCATGAATGGGAAAG TTGGCTGGGGATCCTATTTTGATCATGCAGTCACCTGGAGCAAACACATTGAGGATGAGAATATTATGGTCATAATGTATGAAGACTTGAAAGAG AACCTGACTGCCAGTGTAAAGCAGATAGCTGAATTCTTTGGATTCTCCCCAACGGCAGAGCAGATCCAGTCCATTGCGGACAGGGCCACTTTCCAGGCAGTGAAGGATAAGGCTCAGGAGACTCATGGTGCTGTTGGCTCCACTCTTTTCCGCAAAG GTGTTGTTGGAGACTGGAAAAATCTTTTCACTGAAGCTCAGAACCAGGAAATGGATGCCAAATTCAAAGTGTGCTTAGAAGGAACTAAGCTGGGAGCAAAGTTAAAATATGACGTGTACTGCAAGGCCTGA